The genomic DNA ATGCTGTTCGATAAAGCTGCCGATGCGCGGCGTGAGCCAGCGCGCGGCAAACGACGGCATGGTGCTGATGGTGAGGCGCTTGTCCCGGTTGCCGGCCTGCAGCGCGCGGGTGGCGTCGGCGATCTCCAGCAGGGCTTCGCGCACGCGCCCGGCGTAGGCCCGACCGCCCGGGGTCAGGGTCACGCGCTTGCCGTTGCGCTCGAACAGGGCCTGCCCCAGCTCTTCCTCAAGCGCGCGGATCTGGTGGCTGACCGCGCCATGGGTGACGAACAGCTCGGTGGCCGCGCGTGAAAAACTCTCGTGGCGGGCCGCCGCCTCGAACGCGCGCAGCGCGGTCAGCCCCGGCAGGCGCGGCAGCTCGCGGTGCCAGCCACGTGGCAAATCTCTCTCCCATGCTCCCTTCAGCGCCATCATCTACCTCGTCTTATGTGAGCTCACCTAACAAGAACAAGGAAAATATATCGTTTTGGAAGAGGACCGGCAATCACTAGAATGCAATGCATCGGGGCGCTACCCGCACCGGTGCCGATCCAGTACCAGGCAAGACCAAGCATCAGCCTGCCAAGGCTGGCCTGATCGGCGGCCGCCCATTCCGGGCAAGCGGGCGAGGCAGCCGACGATGTCAGCGAAGGATGCCCAACATGAAAACATTGCTCACAACGACCCTGTTCACCCTGAGCCCGGGCGAAGTTACCTCTCTTTCCATCCACGCCGCCCAGCGCCTGCGCGTGGAAGAGGCCACGGGGATCGACGTCTGGGTCACCCGCGAAGGCGATTCGGAAGATTACTGGCTGCGTTGCGGCGGCAGCCTGCTGCTCGCCAGCGGCGACGAAATCACGCTCAGCGTGGACCCGCGCGCCGCCGAGCCGGTACGCCTGGCCCTGATCGCCGAAGCCCGCCGGCCGGCGGCAACCAGCGTGTCGCACCTGGTGGCGCGCATGGCGCGGCGTTTGGTTCGAGGCACCGAGTGGACGCCTAACCAGGACCAGGTCACGGCCTCCTGAGCCAGCGCGGGAGGATGCGGATGGCCGTGCACGCGGCCATCTGCGGCTGGTCCATTCCAGGCCGGCAAGCAGGGACGCAACAACAGCGTCATGAAGACACACCGAAAGACACACCAAAAAAGGGGCGGCCTCCTGTGAGATCCGCCCCTTTTCGCTAAACTGCCGGGATGCAATCGATACAAGTCATCGAGCAGGGCCGACAAGCCTACGAACCCTGTTTCGACGCGATGCGTGCCTTTACCGCCGCACGCACCCCCGATACCCCTGACCAGATCTGGCTGGTCGAGCATCCCCCGGTCTACACCCTTGGCCAGGCGGGAGATCCCGCGCACCTGCTCGCCCCTGACGAGACGATTCCCGTGGTGCGGATCGATCGTGGCGGACAAATCACTTATCACGGTCCGGGGCAGGTCGTGGCCTACCTGCTGCTCGACCTGCGCCGCCGCCACCTGATGGTGCGCGAGCTCGTCCATTCGATCGAGCAAGCCGTGCTGGACACGCTCGCGTCGTATAATCTCGCAGCCGAACGCAAGCCCGGCGCGCCTGGTATCTACCTTTCCGAAGGCCAGCACCAGGGCGCCAAGATCGCCGCGCTCGGCCTCAAGATCCGCAATGGCTGCAGCTATCACGGCGTCAGCCTCAACGTGCAGATGGACCTCGCGCCCTTCCTGCGCATCAACCCCTGCGGCTATGCCGGCCTGGAAACGGTCGACATGGCAACGGCGGGCGCCACCGTCAACGTGGCCGATGCGGCGGGTGCGTCCCGCCTGCCCGTGACCGCGGCACAACAAGCCGATATCGCGCGGCGCCTTGCGGCGGCGCTGTGCGAAGTGCTGGCAGAGGCGCAAGAGCGCGCCCTGGCCGCCCAACGGAATACCGCCGCGGCCCTGGCCACTTAGTCATCCAGCCGAATATGCACGCACCGCGCGTGCGGAGAACACTATGAGCGACGCCCTGATCGCCACTTCCAGCGAAGCCCCGCAACCCCAGGCGGAGCAGTACGACCCGACCCGCAAGCAGAAGTCGGCCGACAAGACCGCGCGCATCCCCATCAAGATCGTGCCGGCCGAGAAGCTCAAGAAGCCCGAGTGGATCCGCGTCAAGGCGGCCACCGGCAGCTCGCGCTTCTACGAGATCAAGGACATCCTGCGCGCCAACAACCTGGTGACGGTCTGTGAGGAAGCCAGCTGCCCGAACATCGGCGAATGCTTCGGCAAGGGCACGGCCACGTTCATGATCATGGGCGACAAGTGCACCCGCCGCTGCCCGTTCTGCGACGTCGG from Cupriavidus sp. D39 includes the following:
- the lipB gene encoding lipoyl(octanoyl) transferase LipB, with amino-acid sequence MQSIQVIEQGRQAYEPCFDAMRAFTAARTPDTPDQIWLVEHPPVYTLGQAGDPAHLLAPDETIPVVRIDRGGQITYHGPGQVVAYLLLDLRRRHLMVRELVHSIEQAVLDTLASYNLAAERKPGAPGIYLSEGQHQGAKIAALGLKIRNGCSYHGVSLNVQMDLAPFLRINPCGYAGLETVDMATAGATVNVADAAGASRLPVTAAQQADIARRLAAALCEVLAEAQERALAAQRNTAAALAT
- a CDS encoding DUF2917 domain-containing protein — encoded protein: MKTLLTTTLFTLSPGEVTSLSIHAAQRLRVEEATGIDVWVTREGDSEDYWLRCGGSLLLASGDEITLSVDPRAAEPVRLALIAEARRPAATSVSHLVARMARRLVRGTEWTPNQDQVTAS